aatctgcctgccaatgcatgggacacaCATTtgatcctggtttgggaagactctacatgccttggagcaactaagccctcatgccacactactgagcccacaggctgagactactgaagcctgagcgccctaGAGCCTAGactccgcaacgagagaagctactgcagtgagaggcccgagcactgcaactagtGAGGAGCCTCTGCctgtcgcaactagagaaagcccattcaCAATGATGaatacccagtgcagccataaatagatgaataaataaaagttgagttttaatgaggtggatgaaactggtgcctattatacagagtgacataagagagaaagaaaaacaccaatacagtatactaacgcatatatatggaattttaggaagatggtaacgataaccctgtatgcgagacagcaaaagagacacagatgtgtagaacagtcttttggactctgtgggagagggagagagtgggatgatttgggagaatggcattgaaacatgtataatagtccaggttcgatgcatgatacaggatgcttggggctggtgcactgggatgacccagagggatggtacagggagagaggtgggaggggggttcaggatgggggacacgtgtatacccatggcggattcatgtcgatgtatggcagaaccaatacaatactgtaaagtaattagcctccaattaaaataaataaatttgtattttaaaaaaagtggaTAATTTCACTTTTTCCACTTGGCAATTCCCTAGTAGACTGTAAACTCTTTACACACAGGGACAATCCTACATTGCTGAATATGCTAGAACCTGACAGTCCCTGATATGTAGCTGGTATTCAAGAACTGTTTTCTAAATGAATTATTCCATACAATGaataaattccatataaatggatgctttccatattttctaaaacaaataccCGTCTAGATTCTTGACAAGGGCTTCATAGCTGTCCACAATCCCAATCTTCAGTTACTAATCAGAGACTCGAAGAACTGAAGGGAATTCAAAAATCATCTGATtagttcttaattttatttaatgatcTCTAAAACTGAGGACTTAATTTAGTAGCTGTCTCTTTATTGGGCCCCTTTTCAGTAATTTTAGCTATTCAGAACTACTTAGAGGTAAAACGACTCCCATTTAGTGGCACTTGATAAGACAACACGAGATACTAAGAAGATCAGAAAATGTGGGCTTTGCTATCAAGGAGATTTCAATTTAGGAGACAAATTAATGTAAATCAGAAAATCATTTATATGAGTCAGTAGAGAATTAGGAAAAAATTACACGTTGCCACGTGTAAATGCTATAGTGGTTTAAGAAGGGGAGATCAAAAGGGACAGTTAGGACAGATGGAACTAAGAGTCGGGCCTTGCGTGGACCCAGATGCCTGAGTGAGTATCCCTGACTCAAGGGGCAGAGACAGAAGTTTGATGTGGTTCTGAGGCATAGAATCTTTCTGTTTGGGATGGTTAATGCTGATGAACGGTAGGAAAAGCCAGGTTTGAAAGATTATAAATGACTTAGAAAATCAGGCCAAGTATTTTAACCTTCctatgaaagaaaaaggaaaaacacagaatGTTTAGAATAAAGGAGTGCCCTTAGTAGTCTTTTCCAGTCAAATCACGCTTataatcaagaagctcttcaaaCCTATCAAAATTTGTTCTTAGTATAATGTAAGTCATGTCCTGTTTTGGTTCTCTGTGGTGAGAAAACAATAACTGGTGAGTAGACTCACCATAATAAACTTTCATGCATGTCAAGGCATATCTTACACTCATCTTTTAATATCAATTCCAGACAATACTacttatcttctatttctttacagCCTGTTCCTTCTGTTTCAGTCTGGTAAATACCCTTGTAGAATTCCAAGTTTTACTCCTATCCTATTCACATATGGAATAAATTATCTCTTTCTAGTTACTTTAAAAACCACACTTAAACTCTCCTGAGTAACACTTTCCTTAAGCAGATACTGATTCCTGTAACTGCATTTTAAGCACTCCTATTCCCACAACACCATTACTTAAGTTTATATAGTCTTATCTGTATGTGTTTTGTGTATTTGTTAGTTTGTCTTATGCCCACATTAAATTGTAAGGTTGGTCtcactgctttatttatttttacaatagtTTTGGTCACATAATCATCACATTCTATTGGagagatgagaagaaaaagagcCCTAATAATACGAGTAAATTTACTTTTCCTTCAAGTTCATAAACACTTTTTATGACACCTTactaaaactaaaaaattctTTCATGGTTACAATTCCTTTTCTGGTACCAAACAGCATGATAATATACACATAGATACAGTTGATAATAATGTCTTGCTGCTGTTACTACACTATATACATAATAAACATCCAATGGtttagataaaaatttaaaaagatactatCAGTATTGTGCAGAAGATAAAAAATTAGCTACGTAATCTTAATCTACCAGTGTTTCCTTTTAAAGGGCCACAGTGTTTATAATTTATTGTGCTCTACTTGGTGAGttcacaaactttttaaaaaccaatcTTCAAATGATAGACACCtgtgagaaaatataaacaaaaatatcaaccAACTACATACTTATACTATTTGCTAAGGAGTCACAAATTAAAGACATCATTTCTATCCTCTCAAACATTTTAGTCTAACAAGacatttaggaagaaaataaatgaaaggatacaaacatactaaaaagcaagCAGGATATAAAAGGCATAAGCAATTTGTTTACAAAGACACAATACATATCAACTAGTAAATATGTAGTCTTATAACCACATATGTACAAAATCAAACTTTCTCCATCCCAGGTCCTAAATTACCTGCATGAAGTTTTCAGAGGTTATTTTTATTACACTTAGGGCTACAGACTGGCTCCTATAATCAGGAAAGAGTTCCACAATCTTATCCTTTTCTACTTCCCAAACTCTGCTGACACCAAAAGTGCATTTCCTGCATGCtcacaagcaaaaataaagagaaaagtcaTCAAATGcagcatttatttaacaaaacatctttcctttcttattcGTTATGCTATGTTCACACACAGTGGCAATTTCTTCAACCACCGCAGCAATCTCAAATCCACTACATACCTGGGAAGTGGGTTGCTTAGGTTCATCCATTCTCCCAGGAGACTCACTTCTGGCTCTGTGTCTCTCCGTCAAGGGAACAACACTGCCGGAGGGGCTAAATCTGTTGGAAGAGGAGCAAAAAGGGGACTAACAGGAAAGTAGTGTCGAGGAGCTTAAAAACTGCTGACGTCTGCCTCCTTTATAGTCTAGGAAGGGGGAACAAATCGAACAACAGATTTCTAAGAAGTCCTTCCATGGAGTCAATATAGAATCATATGCAATAagaaggcttctcaggtggcgccagtggtaaagaacctgcttgccaatgcaggacacataagatacacaggtttgatccctaggtcaggaagacccctgcaggattgcatggcaacccactccagtattcttgcctggagaatcccaccgacagaggagcctggctacagtccatggggtcacacacagttggacacgactgaagcgacttagcacgttgGCATGAAATAAGACAAGTTTGCCCtactaaatttttaagaaataaaaaatgacacagcTGATAGACCATATGATCTGGTGAAGCTAAGGCTAAATATAAGCTTCTATCCTTATGTTAAGTACTAGAAAaccaaaaaggaataaattaaaactaggtcttttgtttcttctatgTAAATTTTAGGTTTTTGGTTAATCCTTTCCCCAAGTCCCATGATAATTTGCTATATATTTCAGATACAGACCGTGGAGATCAAAAACCTTTGCCTTTAAAGCTATTTAATTCCTGACACAGTTCTAACAAGGGGGACAACAATGCTCATACAGGTGACAGTAAGTATTAGGCTCAAGAATATTTTAACTATGAAagacagaagaaggaaaatactCAAACCAAGACCAACTGAAGTAGATACAGTATATCCTCTCTGAATTTATGACACATTTATCTCTCAAGAACAGATGCAAACCAAAGGAATAGCTTCTTTAGTTACCACTGTTCATTCActcaattttaaacttttaagaaaggaaaagaatattaccAATCTAAGTTGGTAATACTTTTCTCTTTAAGACTTTCTTTCAACTTAGattaaaattattgttatttacCCCCAAAAGAAACAATCACAATGTATTGCAAAGAGAAAAGTAAGGCATAGCGCATAGTAGCACTggtgaaaaaaagaaactctcaGGTTTATGGTAGCAGCTGTCatcaatgaaagaaatggaaaagatataGTCAAATGACAagtgaaaaaaaggaatgaaaaacacTCAAAaagcttttctttggaattactGTGATTACACTAAAAAGAACCATCACTGCTAGTACCATACTTCCTCAAATTTGGTAGCAGGGGAGGCAAAGAAAGGTAAACTGCTACAAAGGAAAATGAGACTCCCAGAGGCCACCTACCTGTGTGAGACCATACCAAGGAAGGGCAACGCTGTCAGATTCACAGCTGATGATCAGCTCTCTTCCTCAATTCTGAAGAGGCCCTGGCAATTACTGATCCTAGTGTGACTGCAGATGCTATTCTGATTCATGAAGTGTCTAACTTTACCATAGTTCTCACAACACTGTGAACACTTCAGGAGTAGAAGcttcctgctttaaaaaaattagaatgcaAGTCTTTTGGCACACTTTCAGTTTCCCCAACATAAACTTATTTTGACGAAGAACATCAAGTAAGGAAGAAGATGCTCTTTGTGTCACACAGAGGGCCTGCTTTAGCTATGTCTACACAGTAAGCCACTAGATGGGCAAACAAAACAACTTACCTGTCAATCTCACTGCTTGTTGGCCTAGCCACCTTGGCTCCTGAAGATCCTAAAGCATAATTTTCCTGTCCTACAGAACCATGGCCTGTGGTGTCAATCACCATGGCCGTGACTTCCTCTGCACTACTCCCATCTTCTCCGGAAGGCTGATTCTCAGGCCCAAGCCACTCCTCTAGATTTTCCGTTTTGATGTGTACTGCTCCCAGGACTCTAACTTCATCGTCACTCCGGGCTCCTCGGTCTGCTACCCCTGTCTCCACGTACCACTGTCCTGCTCGGTTGATTCGAAGAATGGGTTCCCGGCTCTCTACATCAGAACTCTGTTCAATAATCTGCGGGCTGGTGGACTCCTCGGGAGGACTGAGCTCCCGTATATCCAGGACAGCACTCACCTGACCTCGCCGGTTTCCCTTGGGGGTATTATGTCGGGGGCTGAGGGAGCGGTTTAGATTTGGTGTAACTCTGTGAGACTCCGGAGGTCCCTCTGCATGCTTGGTCCTCGTTTGACTTAATTCGGCTTCAACCTCAGCCACGTTAATTTTGAAATGAATGCCCTCCAGGATCTGGGTACATTTGTCTATAATGTGCTGCATCTGCAGAAAACTGGCAGCGGTCAGGTAGCTGATGATATCTGCCAGTTGCAGGCAGATCCGCCCCGTGTAACAGAAAGAAAGGAGCTGTTCAAAAACAGTAGGGTTCTTGATGACTGATATGGAGACAGTACTCATCTCATTCAAGGACATATGATCCCGGAAGTAGGGGGAGCTGGCAGCCAGGACCACTTTGTGAGCCCGAAAAGCTTGTCCTTGCACGTTGACCACGATGTCACAGAGACGGCCCTGCATGCGCAGCTGGTTCAGATGGCTCAGGACAGAGTTGCTGAAGTCAGGGATCTCCAGTTGTATGTTCCCACTTTTCTCCATGGTCGTGCCTGAGGGTGTAGGCAGGCATTCAACCCTGCTGCGAGAGAAAACCGAACCCTCATCAGTAATTACAACCACTCCTTTGCAATTCaaacctattttaaaatattattcagtgaaaTTTCAATTTCACTGCTTGAAATTTCAAAATCTCCAAGTAGATTAAGATACCTTCCTTATGTttaatatggaaaagaaatagcAACAGGTTTAGTAGGTTAGGTTTCTAAGCAAGATACCATTACAACCAAAAACATTAAGACTCCTAAAAATTCAAGTTATGCCCATACTTTCCTTATTAACAAACTATGTAACATCAAAACTGAAGTTCAACAGAATAGAGGGGATAAAAAACCAGTgtgacaatttttattttctaaatgttgatcATAACGTATTTGCATACAATATAATGAAGCAGCTTTCTGAATAGATTTAATTATACACAGGTGGGAAATCTGAACATTTTACTACTTGCTGCATGAATTAACGTTTACTATTTTACAAAGTGACCAATATCCCACATAAACCATTATTTCTAAGCTGAAGAGTCAGAGCCCACACAAAAAGACTTTGGGTTTAGCACTTGGAGGGAGATGCTAGGTTAGGAAAAACTCCAAGTTTTGTCAGCACGAAAATAAAGATTACCTGAAGACGTTTACCCTCAGGATTAGGAAAGGGTAGATAAAGCTGCCTCTACCTAAATCCAAAGTTGGAATTTTCAGGGTGGTAATACTTTGATTCTAAAGTTTAGTTGCCCAAAGCTGGTGAAAAACAGCATTTGCTAAGTATGGccaatatttttactttaaaagattttttaaaaaacaagcctGTAACTGCATCCAATAATCTTCACCGGTTGAGAGTAGTCTGCATAAATCCCATTAGAAAGACACTGACTTGAGCACACGTAGTTACCTAAGATCTGAAAGTTCAGTAAGTTATCCTGACAAGCTCACAGTATTGCCCGAAATTACAACACACTTATCAGTAAATAGGGAAGTGTATGTATACACTGCGTTCAAGAACCAACTTTAGTCAATCTGACCTTTTTCCAAagcgtttttgtttgttttgaaacttTTAATCCAATAAGAGCCTCTGTCGATGCCATCAtgaattcagatgtttattttGGAGCCTACACCAGcgccttttttttgtttgttctttccgGCAATTCCCCAGTGAGGAGGAAGCCCCTGGAGTAAGGTCTTTTTCTACCGTCGGCACTGGAGGGGTGAGAGCTGCAAGAGGGAGAATCGGGAACGGCATGGGGTTGGCCACTCCGGTATTCAAGTGGCTTTAGTCCGCGGTGGGAAGCGTGGGGAACGGAGAACAGGCAAAGGGGCGAAATGTCAC
The sequence above is a segment of the Bos mutus isolate GX-2022 chromosome 16, NWIPB_WYAK_1.1, whole genome shotgun sequence genome. Coding sequences within it:
- the ZBTB37 gene encoding zinc finger and BTB domain-containing protein 37; this translates as MEKSGNIQLEIPDFSNSVLSHLNQLRMQGRLCDIVVNVQGQAFRAHKVVLAASSPYFRDHMSLNEMSTVSISVIKNPTVFEQLLSFCYTGRICLQLADIISYLTAASFLQMQHIIDKCTQILEGIHFKINVAEVEAELSQTRTKHAEGPPESHRVTPNLNRSLSPRHNTPKGNRRGQVSAVLDIRELSPPEESTSPQIIEQSSDVESREPILRINRAGQWYVETGVADRGARSDDEVRVLGAVHIKTENLEEWLGPENQPSGEDGSSAEEVTAMVIDTTGHGSVGQENYALGSSGAKVARPTSSEIDRFSPSGSVVPLTERHRARSESPGRMDEPKQPTSQVEESAMMGVSGYVEYLREQEVSERWFRYNPRLTCIYCAKSFNQKGSLDRHMRLHMGITPFVCRMCGKKYTRKDQLEYHIRKHTGNKPFHCHVCGKSFPFQAILNQHFRKNHPGCIPLEGPHSISPETTVTSRGQAEEESPSQEETVASGETAQGSVSTTGPD